The bacterium region AACGCCGGTTCGCACCGGCGTCCTCGGAACGGCTCCGGAGCCAGGTACGGGGCGTCGGTCTCCACCAGCAGACGATCGATCGGGAGGGCCCTTGCCACCTCCCGCAGTCCCGCGGACTTCGCGAAGGTGAGCGGGCCGGCAAACGAGAGCATCCATCCGGCGGCCGCGCAGCGCAGGGCCATATCGGGAGTGCCGGAAAAGCAATGGAGGACGACCCGGGCCGCCCCCTCCTCTCGGAGGATCTGTTCCACGTCCTCGTGCGCCTCGCGATCATGCACGACAAGCGGGAGATCCGCCTCGCGCGCAAGGCGGATCTGCGACCGAAACGCCTTGATCTGATGGGTGCGAGGGGCGTGGTCGCGATAGTAGTCCAGCCCAACCTCTCCGATCGCCACAACCCGAGGATGACGGGCCAGCGTGGCGAGCGCCTCGAAATCCGCCTGGGTCGCGTTCCCGGACGCCTCAGGATGGATTCCCACTGCGGCCACCACGGAGGAATATCGCTCAGCCAGCGCGAGCGCGCGGCGGCTCCCATCGACCGAGGTTCCGGCCGAGACCATCAGCGCCACACCGGCCGACGCGGCGCGCGCGACCACTTCGTCGCGATCCGCATCGAACGCGGGCGCATCCAGATGTGCGTGTGCGTCAATCCACATCCCAGGCCTCTCGCGCGGCGGCACACAAACCCCATCCACGGCGCCCACAAAGATCGGGCGCCGTGGACGGACAGCTGGAGACGGCTTCTACGCGCCGGGGAGCTCTCCTCCGGTTGCCGCGGGCCCCGGAACGCCTCCAGAGGGCCGTGGGGGAACCCGACGGGCAGGCGCTGCAGACACGGCGTCCGGAGAGGCCACGGCGAGGGGCGGCGCCGGCCGACGGCGCAACGGAAACGGCGGAGGGGAGATTGAGAAGCCGCGGATCGCATAGTAGCGCGCCTGCCACAGTGGGAGGGGTCGAGCCGCGCCTGCCAGTGCGATCACCGCCCCGTCGGGAATCCGCGTGAGATCCTCAACCGCCATAAGTGGGCGGACGTGCGGACGCACCGTCGTGCTGCGATCTCCCCGGCCCCGGGTCGTCACCGATACGGCCGGGACGGTCGTGCGGCCCAGCCACGCGCTGATCATTCGGGCGGTCTCGAGATCTCCAGCCCGGAACAGCAGCTTTGTCTCTGTGTTCCCGACCAAGGTCCGGGCTTCGACCCGGCCGTAGACTTCCTCGATCTGACTCAGCACTTGGACGCCGAGCAGGACGCTGATCCCGCGCTCCCGGAGCGTCGGGAGCGATTCGCTGAGGCCGGGGAGGTATCCGAATTGCCGGAACTCATCAAGATACACGCGCACCGGGACGCGGAGTCCCTCGCGTTCCGCCAGCTCGATCAACTCATCGAGCAGATCCGCCACCAACCATGCGATCAAGGGCTGCTGCTGGGGGGCGTCGGCCTCCGGCATCAGGATGTACAGCGCCGATGGTCCCCGGCCCAAGGCGGTCAAGTCGAAGTGACGTGCCGTCGCCTCCACCACCAGCGGATCGGCCCAAGGCGCCAACCGTTCGAGCAGGCCGGTGACCGCCGCCTCCTGCACGCGCCGCTCCCGCGCCGAGAAGATCCCGTGCCGCTCGCGGACCTCGGCGACGCGGCTGGATCGGAGCGTCTCCCGGATGCACGCCGGCCCTCCCATAACGAGGCGGTAGACGGCACCAACGGTGTGACCGCCCCGAGGACGGTCCTGCTGCACATGCAGAAAGAGCAGCATCGCGAGATCCGCGGTGGCGGCGGCGTAGACGTGCGCGTCGCCAGAGAGATTCCGGGGCGTCGTGTTCTGGACGAGCAGGGTCGCCTTGCGTTGCGCCGATCCGATCGAGTCAACGCGGGACAGCGGGTTGTAGCCAATCGACCCCTCGAAGTAAGGGCAGAACAGGTGGGCCCGCGCCCCATACCGGCCCGCTGTCACGTTCCAAAGGGACCGCGGGCCGGTCTTGACATCGAGGACCACCACACTCTCGCGGGCAGGGTCGCGAAGAAGGAGGTTGGGGGCGATCGCCCCCGCGGTCTTCCCGGTCCTCGACGGACCCACCACCAGCACGTGGCCGGAGAGTTGCTCCTCCGTCAGGTAGAGAGGCGTCCGGGAGCGGCCCCACAGGCCGAGCAGAAATGGACCTCGGGCCGCGCACGGAGCCGCATCCTTCCAGGTCCCCCAACGCGCGCCGGCCAGGGGGCTCGGCCGTTCTTGCAAGACGCGCCCAGCCCGCAGGAACGCGATGATCAGCGTCACGGTCAGCGTGAGCGCCCAGGACATCGCGGCAAGACCGCCGTGCGCTCCCAACCAGACCACCGCTGCCAGAAGAACGATCCGGCCGATCCGATACCATCTCATCGTCGTCCCTCCGTTCCATCCGGCGGGACGACCCCACCCGAGAGCCCCAACAGAGCGTCCGGCGGAAGCACCGGGTCCAGGCCAACCGAGTCCGCGAGCCCCGCCGGAAGTTCGGCCGCGGTCCCGGCCCAGAACCGCTCCAGGCCGGACTCAGCGGCCAACCGCGCGGCGACAGCGGCGCGACAGGCGTCCTTGCAGGCGAACAGGATCCAACTCAAGGCGCGGGCCTCCCAGATGGGCTCTACTCGTCGCATCTCGGCCACCCGCTGGAGGTAACGATACCGCCTGAACTTTGCGGCCAGAGCGGCGGCGGCCATTGTCCCCTGATCGAGCTCAACGCAGTACATCCACGCGGCGCCACCGGCCGCGGCGGCCAGGATCATGGCGTCTGGGACCACGCGCGTGTCGTCGAGATCAACCCCGGCGTGGTGGCTTCCATACCAGCGAAACGGTCCCAAGCGACGCTCTCGGTACAGCGTGCACAGGTCACAGAAAATCTGGTTCGTGGCGATCAGGTGATCCATCTGGAGGGCGGCCAGGGCGTCCGAGCGGGGTGTTCCGTGAACAGATTCTCCAAGTTGAGCCGCGACCGCGCGGCCGAGGGGCGTCAGGCACCAGAATGCCCGGCGGTCGTCAAACGTCCGGTGCGTAAGACAGTCTATCACCCCGCGACGGCGCAGCAACGTCAGCCGCTGAGACGTGGTCGTGAGGGACGCGGAGAAAAAGCAAGCTTGCCGGATCTGCGTCGTGGTGAGGTAGCGCAGTTCGCGCAGAAGCGTGACGAGCGCGCAATCACGCGGGGTCATCCGCATGATCGCGGCCGCGGAGTCGGAGCCCATTTCGATCATCTCCTTTCCTACCGATGTCACCGCACGGATCTCAGGGCTGCATGGATAGCCGGCCGACGTCAAGCCGTTGTGGGGGAACCCGGCGGCACGCCGTCACCCGTGGTGAGGGGTACGAGACGATGATAGTGAACCGGTCGTGCGGGGGGAGCGCAGGGCATGAGGGTTCCACGACCGGGCCTCCGGTCCGGCGGTCCCCTCAACGCCGATCGATCAGGATGGGCGGATCAGGCTAGCAGGTCACGGCCGGAGTGCGGCCGCGGGCAAACGGGGTACGTGCGCCGGCCAAAGCTCCGGGCGGATGGATCAGCCGGGCGCAGCTGACGTTAGGCGCTCTCGGGCGAGGCTTCAGGGTCCTCGATCACATCGGGATGAGCTTCCCCGGCCTCTTCGGAAGATCGATCGACATCGGCCTCGACCTTTGGCTTGTCGAGGAACCACACGCGATCGCCGATCACTTCGGTCACCCGGCGGCGTGCGCCGTCCTGGGTCTCGTATGAACGGGTCTGGAGCCGCCCCTCTACGGCGACCAGGCGGCCACGGCTGCAGTATTGTCCTACCTGCTCTGCGAGCTTTCGCCAGGCAACGCAG contains the following coding sequences:
- a CDS encoding TatD family hydrolase, coding for MWIDAHAHLDAPAFDADRDEVVARAASAGVALMVSAGTSVDGSRRALALAERYSSVVAAVGIHPEASGNATQADFEALATLARHPRVVAIGEVGLDYYRDHAPRTHQIKAFRSQIRLAREADLPLVVHDREAHEDVEQILREEGAARVVLHCFSGTPDMALRCAAAGWMLSFAGPLTFAKSAGLREVARALPIDRLLVETDAPYLAPEPFRGRRCEPAFLVHTARALAAARGTDSASLETALAQNARSVFALSDEAIRLAAGS
- a CDS encoding type IV secretory system conjugative DNA transfer family protein; the protein is MRWYRIGRIVLLAAVVWLGAHGGLAAMSWALTLTVTLIIAFLRAGRVLQERPSPLAGARWGTWKDAAPCAARGPFLLGLWGRSRTPLYLTEEQLSGHVLVVGPSRTGKTAGAIAPNLLLRDPARESVVVLDVKTGPRSLWNVTAGRYGARAHLFCPYFEGSIGYNPLSRVDSIGSAQRKATLLVQNTTPRNLSGDAHVYAAATADLAMLLFLHVQQDRPRGGHTVGAVYRLVMGGPACIRETLRSSRVAEVRERHGIFSARERRVQEAAVTGLLERLAPWADPLVVEATARHFDLTALGRGPSALYILMPEADAPQQQPLIAWLVADLLDELIELAEREGLRVPVRVYLDEFRQFGYLPGLSESLPTLRERGISVLLGVQVLSQIEEVYGRVEARTLVGNTETKLLFRAGDLETARMISAWLGRTTVPAVSVTTRGRGDRSTTVRPHVRPLMAVEDLTRIPDGAVIALAGAARPLPLWQARYYAIRGFSISPPPFPLRRRPAPPLAVASPDAVSAAPARRVPPRPSGGVPGPAATGGELPGA
- a CDS encoding replication-relaxation family protein; its protein translation is MGSDSAAAIMRMTPRDCALVTLLRELRYLTTTQIRQACFFSASLTTTSQRLTLLRRRGVIDCLTHRTFDDRRAFWCLTPLGRAVAAQLGESVHGTPRSDALAALQMDHLIATNQIFCDLCTLYRERRLGPFRWYGSHHAGVDLDDTRVVPDAMILAAAAGGAAWMYCVELDQGTMAAAALAAKFRRYRYLQRVAEMRRVEPIWEARALSWILFACKDACRAAVAARLAAESGLERFWAGTAAELPAGLADSVGLDPVLPPDALLGLSGGVVPPDGTEGRR
- the ssb gene encoding single-stranded DNA-binding protein, which encodes MLNRIQLIGRLTRDPELRYVSNGHPMAQFTLAVDRDFKNAAGDRDADFINCVAWRKLAEQVGQYCSRGRLVAVEGRLQTRSYETQDGARRRVTEVIGDRVWFLDKPKVEADVDRSSEEAGEAHPDVIEDPEASPESA